A genomic segment from Bradyrhizobium sp. CB1015 encodes:
- a CDS encoding HlyD family type I secretion periplasmic adaptor subunit: MIWNSLIVWRHPAVSRLPMIWDRLMRAPARSAPARRSGVLVTAIDDFEPLEFPWCSTPTPISPRGRLRAITVAGNLLVLCFMLGLGTWASLAPLESAAIASGVVESESSRKTIQHLEGGIVKRILVSDGDIVRSGQTLIALDDTRAGSEMQSLQGQLWDAVARAARLQAEQQRFERVAIPDTLEQDSKQNGVAAAAMSAQQFIFQARLQVHESQLAVIRERRRQVEKEIEGLTAQESATEQRVGIVREELDMVATLVNKGLERRPRLLNLQRELADVEGRRGEIAAQISRAAQVISEQQATLFKLESERQNEIAQSLREAQNQIFQLRERLLAARDQLSRTEVKAPEDGVITDLRIHTAGGVIGAGAPLMDLVPRQDRLIVTARLRPEDIDVVHPGLNAEVHLVPYNQRRVPRLKGTVVHVSADRLLDKRTDKPYYATKIRIDDAQILANDIQIVPGMPVQVFITTGRGTVALYALRPLLDSFRGAFRED; the protein is encoded by the coding sequence ATGATCTGGAATTCTCTCATCGTCTGGAGGCATCCTGCCGTCTCGAGACTTCCCATGATCTGGGACCGGCTCATGCGAGCGCCGGCGCGCTCCGCGCCCGCCCGACGATCCGGCGTCCTGGTAACCGCAATCGACGATTTCGAGCCTCTGGAATTTCCATGGTGCTCGACGCCTACGCCGATCTCGCCACGCGGAAGGCTTCGCGCTATCACCGTCGCGGGCAATCTGCTGGTGCTCTGCTTCATGCTGGGGCTTGGTACATGGGCGAGCCTCGCGCCTCTCGAGAGCGCCGCGATCGCGTCCGGCGTCGTGGAATCGGAATCGAGCCGGAAGACGATTCAGCATCTGGAAGGCGGTATCGTCAAAAGGATCCTGGTTTCGGATGGCGATATCGTACGAAGCGGCCAAACGTTGATCGCGCTGGACGACACCCGGGCCGGCTCGGAGATGCAGAGCCTTCAAGGCCAATTGTGGGATGCAGTTGCTCGTGCCGCACGGCTTCAAGCCGAGCAGCAGAGATTTGAAAGGGTCGCGATTCCGGACACGCTGGAACAGGACAGCAAGCAGAACGGAGTGGCAGCCGCTGCGATGTCGGCGCAGCAGTTCATTTTTCAGGCACGCCTGCAGGTTCACGAGTCGCAGCTTGCCGTCATTCGCGAACGAAGGCGTCAAGTCGAAAAGGAGATCGAAGGTCTCACGGCACAGGAGAGCGCCACCGAGCAGCGGGTCGGCATCGTCCGGGAGGAACTGGATATGGTCGCGACCCTCGTCAACAAGGGGCTCGAACGGCGGCCGCGACTTCTGAACCTGCAGCGGGAGCTGGCCGACGTTGAGGGCCGCCGCGGCGAGATCGCCGCGCAGATTTCCCGCGCCGCGCAAGTCATCAGCGAACAGCAGGCCACATTGTTCAAGCTCGAGAGTGAGAGGCAGAACGAGATCGCACAGTCGCTTCGTGAAGCACAGAACCAGATATTCCAGCTCCGCGAGCGGTTGCTTGCGGCCAGGGACCAGCTATCGCGAACAGAGGTCAAGGCGCCAGAGGACGGCGTGATAACCGATTTGCGGATTCATACAGCCGGTGGCGTCATCGGAGCGGGCGCTCCGCTCATGGATCTGGTGCCCCGGCAAGACCGTCTGATCGTGACCGCGCGCCTGAGGCCCGAGGATATCGATGTGGTTCATCCCGGCCTCAATGCCGAGGTTCACCTCGTACCGTACAATCAGCGTCGCGTGCCTCGCCTGAAGGGAACTGTCGTGCACGTGTCGGCAGACCGGCTCCTCGACAAGCGTACCGACAAGCCATACTACGCGACCAAAATCCGGATCGACGACGCGCAGATCCTCGCAAACGACATCCAGATCGTCCCCGGCATGCCGGTTCAAGTGTTCATCACGACAGGGCGCGGTACCGTGGCTCTCTACGCGCTCAGGCCTTTGCTCGACAGCTTCCGTGGTGCATTCAGAGAGGACTAA
- a CDS encoding Ku protein — protein sequence MAPRANWKGFLRLSLVTCPVALYPATSEGEKISFNQLNRQTGHRIKYVKVDAETGDEVPNEDIVKGYELEKGQYIEVSKEELEEIALESTRTIEIDEFVDRSDIDPRYLIRPYYIRPDGKVGHDAFAVIRETIREMDKVAIGRVVLTNREHIIALEPMDKGLVGNLLRYPYEVRSEHEYFDDIQDVKVTKDMLDLARHIVNQKAGRFAPEKFEDHYETALIELINEKRAGKVIRPKERPKGENVVDLMEALRRSVGKEAGKDAGKLAAPAKADKPAKKPRKAAAGQKEMLMPIAGKKAAAKETSAKKPAAGARRKSA from the coding sequence ATGGCCCCGCGCGCCAATTGGAAAGGCTTCCTGAGACTGTCCCTCGTCACCTGCCCCGTGGCGCTCTATCCGGCGACGTCCGAGGGCGAGAAGATCTCGTTCAACCAGCTCAACCGGCAGACCGGCCACCGCATCAAATACGTCAAAGTCGATGCGGAAACCGGCGACGAGGTACCGAATGAGGACATCGTCAAGGGCTACGAGCTCGAGAAGGGCCAGTACATCGAGGTCTCCAAGGAAGAGCTCGAGGAGATCGCGCTGGAGTCCACGCGCACCATCGAGATCGACGAGTTCGTCGACAGGTCGGACATCGACCCGCGCTACCTGATCCGCCCCTATTACATCCGCCCCGACGGCAAGGTCGGCCACGACGCCTTCGCCGTGATCCGCGAGACCATCCGCGAGATGGATAAGGTCGCGATCGGGCGCGTGGTGCTGACCAACCGCGAGCACATCATCGCGCTGGAGCCGATGGACAAGGGCCTCGTCGGCAACCTCTTGCGCTACCCCTACGAGGTGCGCAGTGAGCATGAATACTTTGACGACATCCAGGACGTGAAGGTCACCAAGGACATGCTCGATCTCGCCCGGCACATCGTCAACCAGAAGGCCGGACGCTTTGCTCCCGAGAAGTTCGAGGATCATTACGAGACCGCGCTGATCGAGCTGATCAACGAGAAGCGCGCCGGGAAGGTGATCCGGCCGAAGGAGCGGCCGAAGGGCGAGAACGTTGTCGACCTCATGGAGGCGCTGCGGCGGAGCGTCGGCAAGGAGGCAGGCAAAGATGCAGGCAAGCTGGCCGCGCCCGCGAAGGCAGACAAGCCGGCGAAGAAGCCGAGGAAGGCGGCGGCCGGCCAGAAGGAGATGCTGATGCCGATCGCGGGCAAGAAGGCTGCCGCCAAGGAGACGTCCGCGAAGAAGCCGGCGGCAGGGGCGCGGCGGAAATCGGCATGA
- a CDS encoding response regulator transcription factor, with translation MDDITNSSKRLDGSLHFPVLVIVDPLLLPRTCILNVLRRELAEFEILDMATVESLDSTSTRDVRLVVLSIADKPIDDPSVAGSLAFVAECCPNAAVAILSNHDDEPTVQAAMQRGVRGFLSTSLPIEIAIAGLRLVLVGGVYRPLPVAGMNRIPDFEAPDARGLARAYLVNEGAGVTIERSVTDLTPREQQVLAELELGLPNKLIAAKLNLSESTVKMHIQHIMRKCAAHNRTEAVLRWRGRLPAQGRDHEPGAGPMQET, from the coding sequence ATGGACGACATAACCAACTCCTCAAAGCGGCTCGATGGATCGCTTCACTTTCCGGTTCTGGTAATCGTCGACCCGCTCCTGTTACCTCGCACATGCATTCTGAACGTCCTCAGGCGGGAATTGGCGGAATTCGAGATCCTCGACATGGCAACGGTCGAAAGCCTGGACTCCACGTCAACCCGCGATGTTCGTCTGGTGGTGCTGAGTATCGCGGACAAGCCCATCGACGATCCCTCGGTTGCGGGCAGTCTCGCCTTCGTTGCGGAGTGTTGTCCCAACGCCGCCGTTGCAATCCTGTCGAACCATGACGACGAGCCGACCGTGCAGGCCGCGATGCAGCGGGGCGTGCGCGGCTTTCTTTCTACCTCGCTGCCGATCGAGATCGCCATAGCTGGCCTGCGCCTTGTCCTTGTCGGCGGCGTCTACAGGCCGTTGCCCGTCGCCGGCATGAACAGGATACCTGATTTCGAGGCGCCAGATGCACGCGGGCTTGCGCGCGCATATCTTGTGAACGAGGGAGCTGGAGTGACTATCGAAAGGAGCGTGACGGATCTCACGCCTCGTGAGCAACAGGTGCTGGCGGAATTGGAGCTCGGCCTGCCCAACAAGCTGATCGCCGCCAAATTGAACCTATCGGAAAGCACAGTCAAAATGCACATCCAGCATATCATGCGGAAATGTGCCGCGCACAATCGGACGGAAGCCGTGCTCCGCTGGCGCGGCCGGTTGCCGGCGCAGGGTCGCGATCACGAACCCGGCGCAGGTCCGATGCAGGAGACTTAG
- a CDS encoding type I secretion system permease/ATPase → MLMPPIRLPILPRIRTPLHTALRSCVGPLGLVFAYSCSYNLLLFAPSIYLLQIYDRVLSSRSGDTLLLLTLIVAITVVVGGVFDALRRAVLGRLGAWLDDRLRPCVLSAGLESAFRSDWTQASGAYRDLTVLRQFVESGSCTMLFDALWAPLFLLVLVLIHPLLGLVGACCVAFLFALTVAGELVTEDALLRSNAALSRSYGRLQTAAGNIHMIRAMGMFDSAARMIHRDAQHARREHDVALRRGEIISLAAKPVRALSQVLIMGAAAWLVLDHGKSPAIIFASTLMFSRALAPVESAVAGWKSLMTAVSACQRLGALLGAFPVARQESAGVFPPQVRSGLVVDNVGVWLAGTDHLLLNGVSLSLMPGECLGIIGPSGSGKSLLGQVIAGLSMPTHGRVLLDNTDVSLLREGRNGDGLGYLPQDINLIGDTINDIIARLEDADRRKVVEAAKLAGIHGAIMRLPQGYDTVVHSETIFSRGYRQRLGLARAFFGSPRLIVLDEPNASLDYGGERMLLDAIERMKLAGVILVVVTHRMGLLAATDKIAIMEDGAVTAFGDSEDIFERHLSRPQVTSQAAL, encoded by the coding sequence ATGCTGATGCCGCCCATTCGGTTGCCCATCCTGCCGCGGATCCGGACGCCACTGCACACCGCCCTCCGGTCCTGCGTGGGACCGCTAGGTCTCGTTTTCGCATATAGCTGCAGTTACAATCTGCTACTGTTTGCGCCCTCCATCTATCTTCTTCAGATCTACGACCGGGTGCTGTCGAGCCGGAGCGGCGACACGTTGCTCCTGCTCACGCTCATAGTCGCGATCACAGTGGTCGTCGGCGGCGTGTTCGATGCATTGCGACGCGCCGTCCTTGGACGCCTCGGCGCCTGGCTCGACGATCGCCTTCGTCCCTGCGTGCTTTCGGCCGGCCTCGAATCGGCGTTTCGCAGCGATTGGACGCAAGCGTCGGGCGCATATCGGGATCTCACCGTGCTGCGCCAGTTCGTCGAGTCCGGCTCATGTACGATGCTGTTCGACGCGCTCTGGGCGCCCTTGTTCCTCCTTGTCCTCGTTCTGATCCATCCCCTGCTTGGCCTGGTGGGCGCCTGCTGCGTCGCCTTCCTGTTCGCACTCACGGTCGCCGGAGAGCTGGTCACGGAAGACGCTTTGCTCAGGTCCAACGCCGCGCTCTCCAGAAGCTACGGTCGCCTTCAGACTGCCGCGGGCAACATCCACATGATCCGCGCCATGGGAATGTTCGATAGCGCTGCGCGCATGATCCACCGTGACGCGCAGCACGCGCGCAGAGAGCACGATGTGGCGCTCCGGCGAGGCGAGATCATCTCACTGGCCGCCAAGCCGGTTCGCGCGCTGTCGCAGGTCTTGATCATGGGAGCTGCCGCGTGGCTCGTCCTCGATCACGGGAAAAGTCCGGCAATCATCTTTGCTTCTACGCTGATGTTCAGCCGGGCGCTCGCGCCGGTCGAAAGTGCGGTCGCGGGCTGGAAATCACTCATGACGGCCGTGAGCGCCTGTCAGCGGCTCGGCGCACTTCTCGGCGCATTCCCCGTCGCGCGGCAGGAGAGTGCGGGGGTTTTCCCGCCGCAGGTGCGAAGCGGACTCGTCGTCGACAATGTGGGCGTGTGGCTTGCGGGGACTGACCATCTTCTGCTGAACGGCGTCTCCCTCAGCCTCATGCCCGGAGAATGCCTTGGCATCATCGGTCCGTCCGGGTCAGGCAAGTCCTTGCTCGGCCAGGTGATCGCCGGGCTGTCCATGCCGACGCATGGCCGTGTCCTCCTCGACAATACCGACGTCTCGCTGCTTCGCGAGGGCCGAAACGGCGACGGCCTCGGATATCTCCCCCAGGACATCAATCTGATCGGCGACACCATCAACGACATCATCGCACGCCTCGAAGATGCCGACCGGCGGAAGGTCGTCGAAGCGGCCAAGCTCGCCGGAATCCATGGGGCGATCATGCGCCTGCCGCAGGGTTACGACACGGTGGTTCACAGTGAAACGATCTTCTCACGCGGGTATCGGCAGCGCCTCGGTCTTGCCCGCGCCTTTTTCGGCAGTCCACGCCTCATCGTTCTCGACGAACCCAACGCCAGCCTCGACTACGGGGGCGAGCGAATGCTCCTGGATGCCATCGAGCGCATGAAGCTCGCAGGCGTCATCCTTGTCGTCGTCACTCACAGGATGGGTCTCCTCGCCGCCACGGACAAGATTGCCATCATGGAAGACGGTGCGGTCACCGCGTTCGGCGACAGCGAGGACATCTTTGAACGGCACCTGAGCCGACCCCAGGTTACTTCGCAGGCTGCGCTATGA
- a CDS encoding DUF3833 domain-containing protein, with protein sequence MAIDAFAGTTPLFLPEQFFVGRLEGWAVVESLVGGLLKRATITAHGELDADTDTVVLTETYTFDDGHSDTLRWTIHKLGEGQYTGHENRLEGEATGEQAGCAFHWTYTRDTPQGDGKSFKLNFDDWFYAIDDRACIVRGSAGRAGIPFATAHVTYRKL encoded by the coding sequence ATGGCCATTGATGCGTTCGCCGGCACCACGCCGCTGTTTCTCCCTGAGCAGTTCTTCGTTGGCCGCTTGGAAGGATGGGCGGTGGTCGAGAGCCTCGTCGGCGGGCTCTTGAAGCGGGCCACGATCACGGCGCATGGCGAGTTGGATGCGGACACCGACACCGTCGTCCTGACCGAAACCTACACCTTCGATGACGGCCACAGCGACACGCTGCGCTGGACGATTCACAAGCTGGGCGAGGGTCAATACACCGGCCATGAGAACCGCCTGGAAGGCGAAGCCACCGGCGAGCAGGCCGGTTGCGCATTCCATTGGACGTACACGCGCGACACGCCTCAGGGCGATGGAAAGTCGTTCAAGCTGAACTTCGATGACTGGTTCTATGCGATCGATGACCGCGCCTGCATCGTGCGCGGATCCGCCGGGCGCGCGGGCATTCCGTTCGCGACGGCGCATGTGACGTATCGGAAGCTTTAG